A genomic segment from Spinacia oleracea cultivar Varoflay chromosome 3, BTI_SOV_V1, whole genome shotgun sequence encodes:
- the LOC130469120 gene encoding uncharacterized protein → MKKMENVLKVPVEAIMFVGDDAMVVSTTKRKRCGDGALVQGDVATQVGDIVMMKSISRAVILDDNKFWRAVEECIDVSEPFLRNLMEVADGKPEVGFIYELMTKAKELIRTYYIMDESKCKTFLDIVDSGWHNQLHTSLHSAGAFLNPCIQYNPEVKFLVAIKEDVFNVLEKLLPTPEVRHKITNQVLLFQRATKVFGCNMEKEAQLLLVSSPFLKFHLHHITFAKGLDTLQYQNPIFLHHCRPFSILFKYIPGRANLSILLMKMNL, encoded by the exons ATGAAGAAGATGGAAAACGTGTTGAAGGTTCCGGTAGAGGCCATAATGTTTGTTGGTGATGATGCCATGGTTGTTTCTACGACAAAGCGCAAGCGATGTGGTGATGGTGCCCTGGTTCAAGGTGATGTTGCTACCCAAGTTGGTGATATTGTTATGATGAAG AGCATATCCCGTGCAGTGATTTTGGATGATAATAAATTCTGGAGAGCAGTTGAAGAATGTATTGATGTTTCTGAACCATTTCTAAGAAATCTGATGGAAGTAGCTGATGGTAAACCTGAAGTAGGGTTCATCTATGAGCTGATGACAAAGGCCAAAGAGTTAATACGAACATATTATATTATGGACGAGAGCAAGTGCAAGACATTCTTAGATATAGTGGACAGTGGGTGGCATAACCAACTTCATACATCATTACATTCAGCTGGAGCATTTTTAAATCCCTGTATCCAGTATAACCCTGAAGTCAAGTTCCTGGTTGCTATAAAAGAAGACGTCTTCAATGTTTTGGAGAAATTGCTTCCAACACCTGAAGTAAGGCACAAGATCACTAACCAGGTTCTTCTATTCCAGCGAGCAACTAAGGTGTTTGGGTGTAACATGGAAAAAGAAGCACAGTTGCTCCTGGTAAGTTCACCCTTCTTGAAATTTCACTTACATCATATCACATTTGCCAAAGGGTTGGATACTCTGCAATACCAAAATCCCATATTTTTGCATCATTGTCGTCCATTTTCTATTTTGTTCAAGTATATACCTGGACGAGCTAATCTGTCCATTTTGTTAATGAAAATGAATTTATAA
- the LOC110803625 gene encoding chaperone protein dnaJ 11, chloroplastic, translating to MLSFPLSSSSFTSVQLKSSKRLAGNFSPSPETVRFRRFYAVAATASPETASSSFYEVLEISIGATYEEIRAAYRRLARSCHPDAATRGEIKSPDDFMRVHAAYTVLSDPDKRADYDQKLSQIPLPTERPFPGLSASPTSSFCRVPRRNWETDQCW from the coding sequence ATGCTCTcatttcctctctcctcttcctcATTCACCTCCGTCCAACTGAAATCTTCCAAACGCCTTGCCGGAAACTTCTCTCCTTCACCGGAAACTGTCAGATTCCGACGCTTTTACGCCGTTGCTGCTACGGCTTCGCCGGAAACCGCTTCCAGTTCATTCTACGAGGTATTGGAGATCTCGATCGGTGCAACCTACGAGGAGATCAGGGCGGCGTATCGAAGACTCGCGAGATCCTGCCACCCTGACGCCGCCACCCGAGGAGAGATAAAGTCCCCCGACGATTTCATGAGAGTTCACGCCGCTTACACCGTATTATCTGACCCCGACAAACGCGCCGACTATGATCAGAAATTGTCGCAAATTCCCCTGCCGACGGAGAGACCGTTCCCAGGATTATCGGCATCTCCGACGTCGTCTTTCTGTCGGGTTCCCCGGCGAAATTGGGAGACGGATCAATGCTGGTGA